In Rhizophagus irregularis chromosome 19, complete sequence, the following are encoded in one genomic region:
- a CDS encoding NAD/NADP dependent alcohol dehydrogenase yields MSTAGQVIKCKAAVAWGPGQPLIIEEIEVAPPKKGEVRVKILATGVCHTDAYTLSGKDPEGEWWPIVFGHEGGGIVESVGEGVTSVQPGDHLDQLREED; encoded by the exons ATGTCGACGGCAGGACAg gtTATTAAGTGTAAAGCAGCAGTAGCTTGGGGTCCAGGTCAACCGTTAA TCATTGAAGAAATAGAAGTTGCACCACCAAAG AAAGGAGAAGTTCGCGTCAAGATATTGGCGACTGGagt TTGCCATACGGACGCGTATACATTATCTGGCAAAg atccTGAAGGGGAATGGTGGCCAATAGTTTTTGGACATGAAGGAGGTGGTATTGTAGAATCAGTTGGCGAAGGAGTGACATCAGTTCAACCGGGAGATCAT TTAGATCAACTCAg GGAAGAGGATTGA